Proteins from a genomic interval of Phoenix dactylifera cultivar Barhee BC4 unplaced genomic scaffold, palm_55x_up_171113_PBpolish2nd_filt_p 001033F, whole genome shotgun sequence:
- the LOC103699965 gene encoding small nuclear ribonucleoprotein-associated protein B'-like has protein sequence MSMSKGSKMLQYINYRMRVTIQDGRQLVGKFMAFDRHMNLVLGDCEEFRKLPPAKKAGEEREDRRTLGLVLLRGEEVVSMTVEGPPPPDESRAKAQAAAAALAGPGLGRAAGRGVPTAPLVQAQPGLAGPVRGVGGPAPGMMQPQISRPPVPQLSAPPVSYPQVVRGPQMPGFPPAPGGARPPVAPGQFAARPGAPPAPFPMPPPQFGQRPMGPPPPPIMRGPPPPPRPVMTAPLPPRPGMPPGVVFAPPRPGMPPPPPPNPQQPPQNPQQ, from the coding sequence ATGTCGATGTCGAAGGGGTCGAAGATGCTGCAATACATCAACTACCGGATGCGGGTTACGATCCAGGACGGGCGGCAGCTGGTGGGCAAGTTCATGGCCTTCGACCGCCACATGAACCTCGTCCTCGGCGATTGCGAGGAGTTTCGCAAGCTTCCGCCAGCCAAGAAAGCTGGCGAAGAGCGCGAGGATCGCCGCACCCTCGGTCTCGTCCTCCTCCGCGGCGAGGAGGTCGTCTCCATGACCGTCGAGGGCCCCCCTCCCCCTGACGAGTCCCGCGCCAAGGCtcaggccgccgccgccgcccttgCCGGCCCCGGCCTCGGCCGGGCCGCCGGCCGCGGCGTCCCCACCGCCCCCCTCGTCCAGGCCCAACCTGGCCTCGCCGGCCCTGTCCGCGGCGTCGGAGGCCCCGCCCCTGGCATGATGCAGCCCCAGATCTCCCGCCCCCCCGTGCCCCAGCTCTCCGCCCCGCCCGTCTCCTACCCGCAGGTCGTCCGGGGCCCGCAGATGCCCGGCTTCCCCCCAGCCCCCGGGGGCGCTCGCCCTCCCGTCGCCCCCGGGCAGTTCGCCGCCAGGCCAGGGGCCCCGCCCGCGCCTTTCCCCATGCCGCCGCCCCAGTTCGGGCAGCGCCCCATGGGCCCGCCACCCCCTCCGATCATGCGCGGCCCGCCCCCACCGCCGAGGCCCGTCATGACGGCTCCCCTGCCCCCCAGGCCCGGGATGCCGCCAGGTGTGGTGTTTGCCCCGCCGAGACCTGGGATGCCGCCCCCACCGCCTCCCAACCCGCAGCAGCCTCCTCAGAACCCGCAGCAGTAG